In a genomic window of Chloroflexota bacterium:
- a CDS encoding tetratricopeptide repeat protein produces MTRSIRKLMTLTVLALLMGAFLGVSIVAAQTDEPQLTPDEYIERGLDFIEQGELQLAAAEFQAALELAPENTDALNNLGLVYIDLGLYEQANKLFETVLTNNPDDLIANGGKCAALAFIQPLQGEVQCREVIKANPQNSDAINSLGIALVLQNKTEDAIIAFQTAIELAPQHKWAHNNLGRTYLDLGDYEQAISELSTAIKINPENDLAYYNLGLAYARQSDYQAAIPYYEQAIQLNPNKTGAYFDLGIIYQELGQTEQAIAALFRYLQLAPEDPNRAEIEAMLAEMGGPVPSVFVRAKIAFVSDRDGNMEIYSMNTDGSELTRLTDDPAYDVGPMYSPDGMRILFASDRNGNFDIYSMNTDGTDVVQLTDDPGNDSMPAWSADGNLIAFVSDRSGKLGIYIMNADGSEQTATLVNESFTIYAPTWSPEVDAQSLAMVTDAQGAYDLYVIHGATNESGKLTQDLGDVLTPDWSPNGRFIVFAANPFESYDLFIIRPDGSDLGQVTNNDVAEYKPRWSPDSNYIIYSVGLNDASEIEILNESGDVMRLTQNDVFDGMPTWGPMDQ; encoded by the coding sequence ATGACGCGTTCTATTCGTAAATTGATGACCTTGACCGTTCTGGCTTTGTTGATGGGGGCGTTTTTGGGCGTATCGATAGTAGCCGCCCAAACAGATGAGCCTCAACTCACGCCAGACGAATATATCGAGCGCGGGCTGGATTTTATTGAGCAAGGCGAATTGCAACTGGCCGCGGCGGAATTCCAGGCCGCATTGGAATTAGCCCCCGAGAATACAGATGCGCTCAATAATCTTGGCCTGGTATATATTGATTTGGGCCTGTATGAGCAGGCTAATAAACTGTTTGAGACTGTACTAACCAACAACCCCGATGATCTTATCGCCAATGGTGGCAAGTGTGCCGCGCTGGCATTCATCCAACCTTTGCAGGGTGAAGTTCAGTGTCGGGAAGTCATAAAGGCAAACCCGCAAAATTCGGATGCTATCAACAGCCTGGGCATTGCCCTGGTATTACAAAATAAAACTGAGGATGCCATCATTGCGTTTCAGACGGCAATTGAACTCGCCCCACAGCATAAATGGGCGCACAACAACCTGGGACGTACTTACTTAGATTTGGGTGATTACGAGCAAGCCATCAGCGAACTGAGTACGGCCATTAAAATTAACCCCGAAAATGATCTGGCTTATTACAACTTGGGGTTGGCTTATGCTCGTCAGAGCGACTATCAAGCCGCCATCCCCTATTATGAACAAGCGATACAGCTCAATCCGAATAAAACCGGGGCATATTTCGATTTAGGCATCATCTACCAGGAATTGGGCCAGACTGAGCAAGCCATCGCAGCTTTATTCCGCTACCTTCAACTGGCTCCCGAAGATCCAAATCGAGCAGAGATTGAGGCCATGCTGGCAGAAATGGGAGGCCCGGTTCCGAGCGTGTTTGTACGGGCAAAAATTGCTTTTGTCTCTGATCGTGATGGCAATATGGAAATTTACAGCATGAATACCGACGGCAGCGAACTCACCCGGTTGACGGATGATCCGGCTTACGATGTAGGGCCAATGTATTCCCCCGATGGGATGCGCATACTCTTTGCTTCTGATCGGAATGGTAATTTCGATATTTACAGCATGAACACGGATGGAACAGATGTTGTCCAGTTAACCGATGATCCAGGTAACGATTCCATGCCAGCCTGGTCAGCCGACGGCAATCTGATTGCCTTTGTATCTGACCGCAGCGGAAAACTGGGTATTTATATTATGAACGCAGATGGGTCTGAGCAAACTGCAACACTCGTAAATGAGAGTTTCACCATCTATGCCCCAACCTGGTCGCCTGAGGTGGATGCCCAAAGCCTGGCTATGGTTACGGATGCTCAGGGCGCATATGATCTTTATGTTATCCATGGCGCTACAAATGAGAGTGGCAAACTAACACAAGACCTGGGCGATGTACTGACGCCAGATTGGTCGCCAAATGGCCGCTTCATCGTCTTCGCTGCGAATCCATTCGAGAGCTATGATCTCTTCATCATCCGTCCGGATGGGAGTGACCTGGGTCAGGTGACGAATAATGACGTGGCTGAATACAAACCGCGCTGGTCGCCTGATAGCAATTATATAATCTACAGCGTAGGGCTGAACGACGCATCCGAAATTGAAATTCTCAACGAAAGCGGCGATGTGATGCGCCTGACGCAAAACGATGTGTTTGATGGTATGCCAACCTGGGGACCGATGGACCAATGA
- the moaA gene encoding GTP 3',8-cyclase MoaA: MLSVPITDTYQRPLHDLRISVTDRCNFRCAYCMPKEIFGRDHTFLPKDDLLTFEEIARLARILANLGVRKIRLTGGEPLLRREVEALIQMLAAIPGIEIAMTTNGTLLARKAQILKDAGLNRVTISLDALDDATFKQMNDVNVPVQTVLDGITAAEEAGLAPLKINMVVKRGVNDKDILPMARYFHGSGHILRFIEFMDVGSTNGWRMDQVVSAKEIAETINNQMPIELLEANYRGEVANRWRYTDGNGEIGIIASVTQPFCGNCTRLRLSAKGELFTCLFGTRGHDLRALLRDDASDNELHQRITAVWQTRADNYSEARSTETSTLPKVEMSYIGG, translated from the coding sequence ATTTTATCCGTGCCAATTACCGATACCTATCAACGCCCGCTGCACGATCTGCGCATCTCTGTCACAGACCGCTGTAATTTCCGTTGTGCATACTGCATGCCCAAAGAAATCTTCGGACGCGACCATACCTTTCTCCCTAAAGACGACTTACTTACTTTTGAAGAGATTGCCCGCCTGGCGCGAATACTGGCAAATCTTGGCGTGCGCAAAATCCGGCTGACGGGCGGCGAACCCCTGCTGCGCCGCGAAGTCGAAGCCCTCATCCAGATGCTAGCTGCCATTCCTGGGATAGAAATCGCCATGACCACTAACGGCACGCTGTTGGCGCGCAAAGCCCAAATACTCAAAGACGCCGGTCTAAACCGCGTCACTATCAGCCTCGATGCGCTCGACGATGCCACCTTCAAACAAATGAACGATGTCAACGTCCCGGTTCAAACCGTACTCGATGGCATCACCGCTGCCGAAGAAGCCGGGCTGGCTCCGCTGAAAATCAACATGGTCGTCAAGCGCGGTGTCAACGACAAAGACATCCTTCCCATGGCGCGCTACTTCCACGGCAGCGGGCATATTTTGCGTTTTATCGAATTCATGGATGTTGGTTCAACCAACGGCTGGCGCATGGATCAGGTTGTCTCTGCCAAAGAAATCGCCGAAACGATCAACAACCAAATGCCCATCGAGCTGCTCGAAGCCAACTACCGCGGCGAAGTTGCCAACCGCTGGCGCTACACCGATGGCAACGGTGAAATTGGTATCATAGCCTCCGTCACGCAGCCCTTCTGCGGCAACTGCACCCGCCTGCGCCTCTCAGCCAAAGGCGAACTCTTCACCTGCTTGTTCGGCACCCGCGGCCACGATCTGCGCGCCCTGCTGCGCGATGACGCATCCGACAACGAACTGCATCAACGTATCACCGCCGTCTGGCAAACCCGCGCCGACAACTACTCCGAAGCGCGCTCAACCGAAACATCCACCCTGCCCAAAGTCGAAATGTCCTATATCGGAGGCTGA
- a CDS encoding HAD family hydrolase, with the protein MLPQNIETIIFDLDGTLRHNVPNADETMFNFAIELGLPTTSECRRKGAQWAHYYWAQSPELVEDVKKFDRHLDRGFWKNYAARYLEALGTNKQDAAELGPKLAHRMETEFTPQSIVRPADLETLKQLRAEGYTIGLVSNRSNPCQQECEELGLLPYLDFAYVAAEVNTWKPDPAIFERAFEITQSQPENSLYIGDNYYADIIAARRAGLYPILIDPHNIFPEADCTTINAVSDLPAMLSR; encoded by the coding sequence ATGCTCCCCCAAAATATCGAAACCATCATCTTCGACCTCGATGGAACCTTGCGCCACAACGTCCCCAATGCCGACGAAACCATGTTCAACTTCGCCATCGAACTCGGCCTCCCCACTACCTCCGAATGCCGTCGCAAGGGCGCACAATGGGCGCACTACTATTGGGCACAATCTCCGGAGCTGGTAGAAGATGTTAAGAAATTTGATCGCCATTTGGATCGGGGCTTCTGGAAAAATTATGCCGCACGCTATCTCGAAGCGCTCGGCACAAATAAACAGGATGCAGCGGAACTCGGCCCGAAGTTGGCCCACCGCATGGAGACTGAATTCACCCCCCAGAGCATCGTCCGCCCCGCAGACCTGGAAACCCTGAAGCAATTACGCGCCGAAGGTTACACAATTGGCCTGGTCTCAAACCGTTCAAATCCCTGCCAACAAGAATGTGAAGAACTCGGCCTGCTCCCCTACCTGGATTTTGCCTATGTAGCCGCCGAAGTCAACACCTGGAAACCCGACCCGGCCATCTTTGAGCGCGCCTTCGAAATCACCCAAAGCCAGCCCGAAAACAGCCTCTACATTGGCGACAATTATTACGCCGATATTATCGCCGCGCGGCGCGCGGGCCTATACCCCATTCTTATAGACCCACACAATATTTTCCCCGAAGCCGACTGCACCACCATCAACGCCGTCAGCGATCTGCCGGCCATGTTGAGCAGGTAA
- a CDS encoding alanine--glyoxylate aminotransferase family protein → MSPMFVPGPVDVDPEVLIAQTKPMLPHRSKEYEAVFHSAENKARKLFGTQNRVLISASSGTGLQEAAVRNFANHSVLGCTNGAFGDRWCQVGEDNGKQVDRLSAEWGQPVTPEAVAAALQQKEYEILTVVHNETSTGLQNPVAEIAAAAREISPETLVCVDAVSSLGGAPIEMDAWGLDFVLASSQKALALPPGLALGAVSDRALERAASVKNRGWYFDLVRLEKSRLKNSTPATSAVSLVYALDYQLDRILAEGLENRFARYQAMAERIYAWALERGFGLFTAEGYRSRTVTTIENLLEIDVAALNAFLLERGMRIANGYGTLKNKTFRIAHMGELTMADVNALLSAIDEFMGV, encoded by the coding sequence ATGTCACCGATGTTTGTTCCTGGCCCCGTGGATGTGGATCCCGAGGTGCTTATTGCTCAAACCAAACCCATGCTGCCCCATCGCAGCAAAGAATACGAGGCTGTTTTCCATAGCGCCGAAAACAAGGCCCGCAAACTCTTTGGCACTCAAAATCGCGTGCTGATTAGCGCGTCTTCTGGCACCGGCTTGCAAGAAGCCGCGGTGCGTAACTTTGCCAACCATTCTGTACTGGGCTGCACCAATGGCGCATTTGGCGACCGCTGGTGTCAGGTGGGGGAAGATAATGGCAAGCAAGTGGATCGTTTGTCTGCCGAGTGGGGCCAGCCGGTAACGCCGGAAGCAGTTGCCGCGGCTTTGCAGCAAAAAGAGTACGAAATATTGACCGTGGTGCATAATGAAACTTCCACCGGATTGCAAAACCCGGTGGCCGAAATCGCCGCCGCGGCGCGGGAGATCAGTCCGGAGACGTTGGTCTGCGTGGATGCGGTCTCGTCCCTGGGGGGTGCACCGATCGAGATGGATGCCTGGGGTCTAGATTTTGTGCTGGCCTCCTCGCAAAAAGCGTTGGCCTTGCCCCCGGGGTTGGCTCTGGGTGCAGTTTCTGACCGGGCATTGGAACGCGCCGCCAGCGTGAAAAACCGCGGCTGGTATTTTGATCTGGTTCGTCTGGAAAAATCGCGCCTGAAGAATTCCACCCCGGCGACTTCGGCGGTTTCGCTGGTTTACGCGCTGGATTATCAGCTAGACCGCATTCTTGCCGAAGGGCTGGAAAATCGCTTTGCCCGCTATCAGGCCATGGCCGAGCGGATTTACGCCTGGGCGCTGGAACGCGGCTTTGGCTTGTTTACGGCTGAAGGATATCGCTCGCGCACGGTCACTACGATAGAGAATTTGCTCGAGATTGATGTTGCCGCGCTAAACGCCTTTTTGCTGGAGCGCGGTATGCGCATTGCCAACGGCTACGGCACGCTGAAGAATAAAACCTTCCGCATTGCGCACATGGGCGAGTTGACGATGGCCGATGTGAACGCGCTATTGAGCGCGATTGATGAATTTATGGGAGTATGA
- a CDS encoding FHA domain-containing protein, translated as MATQSFQLVMSSGPTPNEVYPLSKQEIIIGRDTNADITINIAEISRRHTRFRFEGGGFMVEDLGSTNGTFVNGQRLTGPHMLRPGDRVKLGEAVTLAYQVAQYDMNATVVTPSSQKDTLTPGQPMSPVQRQAAPAAVPPPVQRAAPPPRPPQQGYAGQIPQGPPMAPPMVPSVPEKEGRPWLWAGLGCVGVSICLFVVGAVAFDMLNLYCSPPFNTLFSFLYTCQ; from the coding sequence ATGGCAACGCAATCATTCCAACTGGTTATGAGTTCCGGGCCAACGCCCAATGAAGTGTATCCGCTTTCAAAGCAAGAAATTATCATCGGGCGCGACACCAACGCTGATATTACAATTAATATCGCGGAAATTTCCCGACGTCATACTCGTTTTCGTTTCGAAGGCGGCGGATTTATGGTTGAGGATTTAGGCTCCACCAACGGGACTTTTGTCAATGGGCAACGACTGACCGGGCCGCATATGCTGCGCCCTGGCGACCGCGTAAAATTAGGCGAGGCGGTTACACTGGCTTATCAGGTTGCTCAGTACGATATGAATGCCACCGTGGTAACGCCCTCCAGCCAAAAAGACACGCTGACCCCTGGTCAACCGATGTCTCCGGTGCAGCGACAAGCCGCGCCCGCGGCTGTGCCACCCCCGGTGCAGCGCGCCGCTCCCCCGCCGCGTCCGCCTCAACAGGGATATGCCGGGCAAATTCCTCAAGGCCCTCCGATGGCGCCCCCGATGGTACCCTCCGTACCGGAAAAAGAAGGCCGTCCCTGGCTATGGGCTGGTTTGGGATGTGTTGGGGTTTCAATCTGTCTCTTTGTGGTCGGCGCAGTGGCCTTTGATATGCTGAATTTATATTGCTCGCCGCCCTTCAATACATTATTCAGTTTTCTTTATACGTGTCAGTAA
- a CDS encoding ATP-dependent RecD-like DNA helicase — MDTLSGSIERITYYNSENGYSVIRLTPNSRHTPGIGRDGLVTIVGVLPELTPGEHVKLGGRWTKHPKHGTQFDVETCSQVLPATVSGIRRYLGSGLIKGIGPRLAGRIVDHFGAETITVIENQPQRLSEVPDIGGKRTRLIAAAWQAQKQVKEIMLFLHSHGVSTNLGVKIYKTYGDNALEIVQQNPYQLATDIYGVGFKTADKLARDLGLPADHPERIQAGVIFALNEMSNDGHVYAPRQALMDKTAELLNASAELIAPALERLAAADRIRLDEIPFPPRPVGEGPGVRTANGTPPVGVAENRAEYSSPAIYLTPFYFSEIGVAERLGALADHAPRGAGQQVAPLHDLQLSDEQQRAIDNALRYPVSVLTGGPGTGKTTCLKALIFHLESLSLRYALASPTGRAAKRLSEATDRPASTIHRLLGFSPAEGFKFHAQNPLPVEFLVVDEVSMLDLILANNLLKALHAGTHVLLVGDIDQLPSVGAGDVLRDVIASQRVPVTRLTEIFRQAAGSQIIANAHLINRGKMPEFSRPLTPGPSPHGKGESGVGAGDFYLFPAEDAQSAADWVEAVVCQRIPQKFGFDPVSEIQVLSPMYRGPAGVSALNERLQAVLNPSVAGKPEKALFGKIFRPGDKVMQTQNDYDKNVYNGDIGFVQGLDLVDQTLEINFDNRRVIYDWSETDQLMLAYAVSVHKAQGSEFPVVVIPMVTQHYVMLQRNLLYTAITRARKLCVLVGSRKAIGIAVNNNQVAQRFTALDWRLQKTASSPKELDTSI; from the coding sequence ATGGATACCCTCTCTGGCTCAATCGAGCGCATCACCTATTACAACTCTGAAAACGGCTATAGCGTCATTCGCCTGACGCCAAACTCGCGGCACACGCCCGGCATCGGGCGCGATGGGTTGGTGACGATTGTCGGCGTGTTGCCCGAACTTACCCCCGGGGAGCATGTCAAACTCGGCGGACGCTGGACCAAACACCCCAAGCATGGCACACAATTTGATGTTGAAACTTGCTCGCAGGTGCTGCCCGCCACAGTATCCGGGATTCGCCGCTACCTCGGCTCGGGCCTGATTAAAGGCATTGGGCCGCGCCTGGCTGGGCGCATCGTCGATCACTTTGGGGCAGAAACCATCACCGTTATCGAGAACCAACCCCAACGTCTGAGTGAAGTGCCCGACATCGGTGGCAAGCGCACCCGCCTCATCGCCGCCGCCTGGCAGGCGCAGAAACAAGTCAAAGAAATTATGCTCTTTTTGCACAGCCACGGAGTCAGCACCAACCTGGGGGTCAAAATCTATAAAACCTACGGTGATAACGCCCTTGAAATCGTGCAGCAGAATCCCTATCAACTGGCCACCGATATTTACGGCGTGGGCTTTAAAACCGCCGACAAACTGGCGCGCGATTTGGGGCTGCCCGCCGACCACCCGGAGCGCATTCAGGCCGGGGTGATTTTTGCGCTCAATGAGATGAGCAACGACGGGCACGTCTACGCGCCGCGGCAGGCGCTGATGGATAAAACGGCAGAATTGCTCAACGCGTCTGCGGAATTGATTGCCCCTGCGCTGGAAAGGCTGGCCGCCGCGGATCGGATTCGTCTCGATGAAATTCCCTTCCCACCTCGCCCAGTGGGTGAGGGGCCGGGGGTGAGGACGGCTAACGGGACTCCCCCTGTGGGGGTTGCCGAAAATCGGGCCGAATACAGCTCCCCGGCCATTTACCTGACCCCGTTCTATTTCAGCGAAATTGGCGTCGCCGAACGCCTGGGGGCGCTGGCCGATCATGCGCCGCGGGGCGCGGGGCAGCAAGTTGCCCCCCTGCACGATCTGCAACTCTCGGACGAACAGCAACGCGCCATTGATAACGCCCTGCGTTACCCGGTCAGTGTGCTCACCGGCGGGCCAGGGACGGGGAAGACCACCTGCCTGAAAGCGCTCATCTTCCACCTGGAGAGTCTTTCACTGCGCTATGCTCTGGCCTCCCCTACCGGTCGCGCTGCCAAGCGCCTTTCAGAGGCCACCGATCGCCCGGCCAGCACCATTCACCGCTTGCTGGGATTTTCCCCGGCGGAAGGATTTAAATTTCACGCGCAAAATCCGCTGCCGGTGGAATTTTTGGTCGTGGATGAAGTTTCCATGCTCGATCTGATTTTGGCGAATAACCTGCTCAAAGCGCTCCACGCGGGCACGCACGTGCTGCTGGTGGGCGATATTGACCAGTTGCCCTCCGTGGGCGCGGGTGACGTGTTGCGTGATGTGATTGCCAGCCAGCGCGTTCCGGTGACGCGCCTGACTGAAATATTCCGTCAGGCAGCGGGTTCGCAGATTATTGCCAACGCACATCTCATTAACCGCGGTAAGATGCCCGAATTTTCACGTCCCCTCACCCCTGGCCCCTCTCCCCACGGGAAAGGGGAGTCAGGGGTTGGGGCAGGTGATTTTTATCTCTTCCCCGCCGAAGATGCCCAATCTGCTGCCGATTGGGTCGAAGCGGTAGTTTGCCAGCGTATCCCGCAGAAATTTGGCTTTGATCCGGTGAGTGAAATTCAAGTGCTCTCCCCCATGTACCGCGGCCCCGCCGGGGTCAGCGCGCTGAACGAGCGTTTGCAGGCTGTGCTCAATCCATCGGTTGCTGGCAAACCCGAAAAAGCGCTTTTCGGGAAAATTTTCCGCCCTGGCGATAAAGTCATGCAAACTCAAAATGACTACGATAAAAATGTGTATAACGGAGATATTGGTTTTGTGCAGGGGCTTGATCTGGTGGATCAAACCCTCGAGATTAATTTTGATAACCGCAGGGTAATCTACGATTGGAGCGAGACTGATCAACTCATGCTCGCCTATGCGGTTTCAGTGCATAAAGCGCAGGGGTCCGAATTCCCTGTTGTGGTGATCCCGATGGTGACGCAGCATTATGTCATGTTGCAGCGTAATTTGCTATACACGGCGATTACCAGAGCCAGAAAATTGTGCGTACTGGTCGGCAGCCGTAAAGCTATCGGCATTGCCGTGAATAATAATCAGGTTGCCCAACGCTTCACGGCCCTCGATTGGCGTTTGCAGAAAACGGCAAGTAGCCCAAAAGAATTAGATACAAGTATTTGA
- a CDS encoding LCP family protein gives MTNQSQTSNEKTKRPVKKIIGWVVLAIAGVIFAIGIYNLVSNLVATWNITSLPGAAITAPTSTPDASGEAVTEDTVVEAVPAPVASTGPQPEPWDGASRVNILLIGLDYNSWRGDNGPPLSDSMILFTIDPLSKTAGMLSIPRDMWVNIPGFEHGKINTAYQAGEAYKLPGGGPGLAMETVEALLGVPIQYYAQIDFAAFVYFIQQMGGLKLDVPYEMYVDIYDDPKGKIKLQPGVQTMPGEYVLAYARARHTEGGDFDRAARQQQVVMAIRQRILDLSLLPVLVQKAPEMYQQLSSGINTNLTLDQVIQLAWLAQEIPTENIYNRVIGPDQVQFGKSPTGLDILKPIPDQIRVLRNEVFAQEKMSGPLDYGGKSTLDLIIAEGATVKVLNGTTVAGLATRTADYLQSLGVNVVATGDASAVDYSSSHVYDYKGKPHALVYFSELLGLSTYTIHGRYDQESDTDITVILGFDWANNNPMP, from the coding sequence ATGACGAATCAAAGTCAAACTTCAAACGAAAAGACCAAGCGACCCGTCAAGAAAATCATTGGCTGGGTTGTTTTAGCTATCGCTGGCGTGATTTTTGCCATCGGAATCTATAACTTGGTCAGTAATCTGGTAGCGACGTGGAATATTACCTCGCTGCCCGGAGCGGCAATTACAGCCCCTACGTCTACCCCAGATGCATCTGGCGAGGCAGTTACGGAGGATACCGTTGTTGAAGCAGTTCCCGCGCCAGTTGCCTCTACCGGGCCGCAGCCTGAACCCTGGGATGGCGCCAGCCGTGTCAATATTCTGTTGATTGGGTTGGACTATAATAGTTGGCGCGGCGATAACGGCCCGCCGCTGTCGGATTCGATGATCCTGTTTACGATAGACCCGCTCTCGAAAACAGCCGGGATGCTTTCCATCCCGCGCGATATGTGGGTGAATATTCCGGGTTTTGAACATGGCAAAATCAACACGGCTTATCAGGCTGGCGAAGCCTACAAACTTCCCGGTGGCGGGCCTGGCCTGGCGATGGAAACGGTGGAAGCACTACTTGGTGTGCCGATTCAGTATTACGCGCAGATTGATTTTGCAGCTTTTGTGTACTTTATCCAGCAAATGGGTGGTTTGAAACTGGATGTGCCCTATGAAATGTATGTGGATATTTATGACGATCCCAAGGGCAAGATTAAACTTCAACCGGGTGTGCAAACGATGCCTGGTGAATATGTGCTGGCTTATGCGCGTGCTCGTCACACGGAAGGTGGTGATTTCGACCGCGCCGCTCGGCAGCAGCAGGTTGTGATGGCAATTCGTCAACGCATTCTCGATTTGAGCTTGCTGCCGGTGCTTGTGCAGAAAGCCCCGGAGATGTATCAGCAACTTTCCAGCGGGATCAATACCAATCTGACGCTTGATCAGGTTATTCAACTGGCCTGGTTGGCGCAAGAGATACCCACCGAGAATATCTACAACCGCGTTATAGGGCCGGATCAGGTTCAATTTGGCAAATCTCCCACCGGGTTGGATATTCTGAAGCCAATCCCTGATCAGATCCGTGTGCTGCGTAATGAAGTCTTCGCTCAAGAAAAAATGAGCGGTCCGCTGGATTATGGCGGTAAGTCAACGCTGGATTTGATAATTGCTGAAGGCGCCACGGTAAAAGTACTGAATGGCACTACGGTGGCTGGTTTGGCAACCCGCACAGCCGATTATTTGCAAAGCCTGGGCGTTAATGTTGTCGCCACCGGCGACGCCTCCGCGGTGGATTATTCCAGCAGTCACGTATATGACTATAAAGGCAAGCCCCACGCGCTGGTCTATTTCTCGGAGCTTTTAGGGCTTTCAACTTATACTATTCACGGACGCTACGACCAGGAAAGTGACACCGATATTACGGTCATCCTGGGATTTGATTGGGCCAACAACAACCCCATGCCGTAA
- a CDS encoding HIT domain-containing protein — protein sequence MWMKLARSRLAAVSLGWIFAHVSFLLPLKRVYTSQRLLAFHHPQPSYPLHIIIVPKKALRNLAAVQPSDASLLLEILKTTQHIAENMKLENWRLIVNAGAYQEVPHLHFHMIQKSGDQESIPRRIT from the coding sequence ATGTGGATGAAACTGGCGCGCTCGCGATTGGCTGCTGTTTCACTGGGTTGGATTTTTGCCCATGTGAGTTTTCTCCTGCCGCTCAAACGCGTCTACACCAGCCAACGCCTGCTGGCCTTTCATCATCCCCAGCCGAGTTATCCGCTGCATATCATCATCGTGCCTAAAAAAGCCCTGCGCAATCTGGCCGCTGTTCAGCCATCCGACGCAAGCTTGCTGCTGGAGATACTCAAAACCACGCAGCACATCGCCGAAAATATGAAACTCGAAAACTGGCGTCTCATCGTTAACGCCGGAGCTTACCAGGAAGTTCCACACTTGCATTTTCACATGATACAGAAGTCAGGCGATCAGGAATCGATACCACGCCGGATTACCTAA